The Bombus huntii isolate Logan2020A chromosome 1, iyBomHunt1.1, whole genome shotgun sequence genome contains a region encoding:
- the LOC126864207 gene encoding uncharacterized protein LOC126864207: MSVIIRLQNLAWSANALDIRQFFRGLSIPEGGVHIVGGELGDAFIAFSTDEDARQAMMHDGGKIKEMKIKLLLSSRTEMQKVIEAARQQTLSLQSFMQTAPVAVAQVVQKPGSPGERREKEKDNDSESSKDRKDRRDRSRSRDRSRSRDRDRDRDRRDRDRGRDRRRRDRSRSRDRERDRRDRRRRRDRSRSRDRTRSRDRDTKRNSTGERRKDANDDDNNDVVCVGQFHKDKPVAGAKKPLENGIWEVPPQTQIQAAMLAPGILGAGVAALSQDGEQRSMTFGNSVIGQPSMLQQGQFPINGINGVGSLMQSHMQSLSHTVGMGPLSQNVGGSSLPSLSTGVSALSRSKEPWNQNDQGRMDSIRFPGRSGQFGTDMYGSNGSLNYRPGIRPNNPFLSKVQELEGRRNPHAFQSNNSQFNFDNDRQGNRSSTNSSRFSNENKSSGGGHCVEVRNMPLSATYNDVRHAFQGIYIRKDGLKLINDNHGNRVGIAYVKFSKAEGKELALGTTRFVRGSEVEVLHLDESIFDKAVDSYSPEKERDRGEDGIEDVRSSTCILLTDLPSFTKEMDIAKLFHDWKINDLFITSTKESGSVQCMAYVQFARIEDAKASVNTSLKIGNKAVTATAITEDKFAQAKRDHEQNSMNQTASSDCIIMRGLPFQTIDRDILDFFSDIGIVPHRIHMLLNQNGKPAGECFCEFDTADEALRATAKNGLPFGKNVPTIELVPRAKMLETLGMVDPQIMETQQQHFPPLQEQRPRFSGPMNHLPRFGNSGFGPRCPPGLMGIPRHMLGRHLGSMDYVEGFGKPGCVLSLENVPFKADINEIIEFFGDFDVKRENVIRRYNERGMPTGDARVAFASPSEAQRALRELKHCKMRDRTIYMKLA, from the exons atgagTGTCATAATTAGACTACAAAACTTGGCATGGTCCGCAAACGCTCTGGATATTCGCCAATTCTTCAGAGGCTTGAGCATACCGGAAGGAGGGGTGCACATCGTTGGTGGTGAGCTGGGAGACGCTTTTATTGCTTTCAG CACCGACGAAGATGCTCGACAGGCGATGATGCATGATGGCGGCAAGATCAAGGAGATGAAGATAAAGCTGCTGCTGAGCTCGCGGACAGAGATGCAAAAAGTGATCGAGGCAGCACGACAACAGACACTGAGTTTGCAGTCTTTCATGCAAACAGCACCAGTCGCTGTTGCACAGGTTGTTCAGAAGCCAGGGTCTCCTGGCgaacgaagagaaaaagaaaaggacaATGATAGCGAATCCAGCAAGGATCGCAAGGACAGGCGAGACAGGTCGCGATCTAGGGACAGATCTCGATCCCGTGATCGTGATAGGGATAGAGACAGACGAGACAGAGATAGAGGACGGGATCGTAGACGTCGTGACAGAAGCAGATCGCGagatagagaaagagacagaagAGATAGGCGTCGTCGTCGTGATAGATCCCGATCTAGAGATCGTACGCGATCTAGGGACAGAGATACTAAGCGTAATTCCACCGGAGAGCGTCGGAAGGATGCCAATGATGATGATAACAATGATGTAGTTTGTGTAGGACAGTTTCATAAAGATAAGCCCGTGGCTGGTGCGAAGAAACCATTGGAAAATGGTATTTGGGAGGTTCCACCGCAGACACAGATACAGGCAGCCATGTTGGCACCTGGAATCTTGGGTGCAGGAGTGGCAGCACTATCACAAGATGGAGAACAACGCTCTATGACATTTGGTAATTCTGTAATCGGACAACCATCGATGCTTCAGCAAGGccaatttcctataaatggAATAAACGGTGTTGGAAGTTTGATGCAGTCACATATGCAAAGTCTTAGTCACACTGTAGGTATGGGTCCATTGTCTCAGAATGTAGGTGGATCAAGCCTACCTAGCTTAAGTACAGGAGTAAGTGCATTGAGTAGATCTAAAGAGCCTTGGAACCAAAATGATCAAGGCCGAATGGATTCAATTAGGTTCCCTGGCAGATCAGGTCAGTTTGGAACTGATATGTATGGTTCAAATGGTTCTCTGAACTACAGGCCAGGAATTAGACCAAACAATCCTTTCCTCAGCAAGGTACAAGAATTGGAAGGACGCCGAAATCCACATGCTTTTCAGTCAAACAATTCTCAATTTAATTTTGACAATGACAGACAAGGAAACCGTAGCTCGACGAACAGCTCCAGGTTCTCCAATGAAAATAAGAGCAGTGGAGGTGGACACTGTGTGGAGGTTCGTAACATGCCATTAAGTGCCACGTACAATGATGTTCGTCATGCCTTTCAGGGTATTTATATCAGGAAAGACGGATTGAAGTTGATCAACGATAACCACGGGAACCGCGTTGGCATCGCTTATGTTAAGTTCAGCAAGGCTGAGGGTAAAGAACTTGCTCTAGGCACGACTAGATTCGTCAGAGGATCAGAAGTGGAGGTATTACATCTTGATGAAAGCATCTTCGACAAAGCGGTAGACTCTTACTCCcctgaaaaagaaagagaccGTGGAGAAGATGGAATAGAAGATGTTAGATCCTCTACTTGTATTTTATTAACCGACCTACCATCCTTCACTAAGGAGATGGATATAGCCAAATTGTTCCACGACTGGAAAATCAATGACTTGTTCATCACTAGTACCAAGGAGTCCGGAAGTGTTCAATGTATGGCTTACGTGCAATTCGCCAGAATAGAGGACGCGAAGGCGTCGGTGAATACGTCCTTGAAAATTGGCAATAAAGCCGTAACCGCGACCGCGATCACCGAGGATAAGTTTGCTCAAGCGAAGCGCGACCACGAGCAGAACAGTATGAACCAAACCGCCAGCTCGGATTGTATTATCATGCGAGGTCTCCCGTTCCAGACAATCGACCGTGACATTCTAGACTTCTTCTCTGACATCGGTATCGTACCCCATAGAATACACATGTTACTCAATCAAAATGGGAAACCTGCCGGTGAATGTTTCTGTGAATTCGATACAGCAGACGAAGCTCTCAGAGCCACTGCAAAGAATGGTTTGCCTTTCGGGAAAAACGTACCAACCATAGAGCTGGTTCCGCGAGCTAAGATGTTAGAAACCTTAGGAATGGTGGATCCACAGATCATGGAGACCCAACAGCAACACTTTCCACCATTACAAGAGCAACGACCACGGTTCTCTGGACCTATGAATCATCTACCCCGTTTTGGTAACTCTGGATTTGGACCTAGATGCCCCCCTGGCTTAATGGGTATACCTAGACACATGTTAGGCCGACATCTAGGCTCCATGGATTATGTTGAGGGCTTTGGCAAACCTGGCTGTGTATTATCCTTGGAGAATGTTCCTTTTAAAGCTGATATTAACGAGATTATTGAGTTCTTTGGTGACTTTGATGTAAAAAGAGAGAATGTCATACGTCGATATAATGAGAGAGGTATGCCTACAGGCGATGCTAGGGTAGCATTCGCGTCACCTAGTGAAGCACAAAGAGCTCTAAGAGAGTTGAAACATTGCAAGATGAGAGATCGTACGATATACATGAAGCTAGCGTGA